Proteins encoded by one window of Rutidosis leptorrhynchoides isolate AG116_Rl617_1_P2 chromosome 7, CSIRO_AGI_Rlap_v1, whole genome shotgun sequence:
- the LOC139859946 gene encoding uncharacterized protein — MIYRRKITTKQHENGKRPQPDKDQRDLVETSNSFRVLDQCNENDAETNNLNVVDEPSDIDLDDDGKAEKRNVNTEGASTPGLEGHHESHVPIDRLTKVCNSVFPCWMWTSNGHVCDRGTHIILGWDPGITQVMVVMAKDQVIHCLVTMLNSGCKFFVSCFYAANNYIQRRQLWRDLGMHKGFVRNYPWVLMGDFNTSLRLEESTNGSSTITITMREFHECVNDLNMEDVNYTGLQFTWNQRPHVGSKPKPFKFSNYVAHHNDFIQTVVDGWAKDVEGHMMFKVVKRLRMLKKPIRRLIWLKGNLHARVVKLRKELEIAQAELDKTPDSLNLRMNESLKLMEYKEAILEEECFLKQKSKVEWLHVGDSNCSYFHKVVKGRVHRNHIHAISDQNDNIVEGATVCDVFVRHYELFLGTANICNMLNDPGTLFSARINTTKANHMVRPVTNEEVKAAIFDIGDDKATGPDGYSLAFFKNAWDVVGNDVCSAIKAFFSNSQLLTEINHTIIALLPKNQHPGKVNDYRSISCCNVLYKCISKIITNRITPCLEDIVYENQYAFIPGRRISDNILLTQELMQNYHLDRGIPRCAFKVDI, encoded by the exons ATGATATATAGACGAAAGATTACTACTAAGCAGCATGAGAATGGGAAAAGACCACAACCTGATAAGGACCAAAGGGACCTGGTGGAAACAAGTAACTCATTTAGAGTTCTGGACCAGTGTAATGAAAATGATGCTGAAACAAATAATTTAAATGTGGTGGATGAGCCCAGTGATATTGATCTAGATGATGATGGAAAAGCAGAAAAACGAAATGTTAATACTGAGGGGGCAAGCACTCCCGGTCTAGAAGGTCATCATG AATCGCATGTGCCCATTGATAGACTAACTAAGGTGTGTAACTCAGTTTTCCCCTGTTGGATGTGGACATCAAATGGTCACGTGTGTGACCGAGGTACTCATATCATTCTTGGGTGGGATCCAGGCATTACTCAGGTGATGGTTGTTATGGCGAAAGACCAAGTTATTCATTGTTTGGTGACCATGCTGAATAGTGGGTGCAAGTTTTTTGTGTCGTGCTTCTATGCAGCGAACAATTATATTCAAAGAAGGCAATTGTGGCGTGACTTGGGCATGCACAAAGGGTTTGTTAGGAATTATCCTTGGGTCTTGATGGGAGACTTTAATACGTCTCTCAGATTGGAAGAATCTACGAATGGTTCTTCTACGATAACCATCACTATGCGAGAATTTCATGAATGTGTCAACGATCTTAACATGGAAGATGTTAATTATACGGGCCTTCAATTCACTTGGAATCAAAGACCACAC GTAGGTTCTAAACCGAAACCTTTTAAATTCAGTAATTATGTAGCTCATCATAATGATTTTATTCAAACTGTGGTGGATGGGTGGGCTAAAGATGTTGAGGGCCACATGATGTTTAAAGTGGTCAAACGATTGCGTATGCTTAAAAAACCGATCAGGAGATTAATATGGCTCAAGGGAAACTTACATGCTAGGGTGGTTAAGTTAAGGAAGGAGCTTGAGATTGCCCAAGCTGAGCTTGATAAAACTCCCGATTCTCTTAATTTGCGCATGAATGAGAGCTTGAAATTAATGGAGTATAAAGAAGCTATCCTAGAGGAAGAATGTTTTCTAAAGCAAAAATCTAAAGTAGAGTGGCTTcatgttggtgatagcaattgtagCTACTTTCACAAAGTTGTAAAGGGCAGAGTGCATCGTAATCACATCCACGCTATTTCAGACCAAAATGATAATATTGTGGAAGGGGCTACTGTCTGTGATGTTTTCGTACGACACTATGAACTGTTTCTTGGAACTGCGAATATATGTAACATGCTGAATGATCCAGGGACCTTATTTAGTGCTCGTATTAACACAACCAAGGCAAATCACATGGTTCGGCCAGTTACCAATGAGGAAGTAAAGGCTGCGATTTTCGATATTGGTGATGATAAGGCCACCGGGCCGGATGGTTACTCCTTGGCATTCTTTAAAAATGCTTGGGACGTGGTGGGTAATGATGTGTGTTCAGCTATTAAAGCATTCTTTTCTAATAGTCAATTACTGACTGAGATCAACCATACAATCATTGCGCTCCTGCCAAAGAACCAACACCCCGGTAAGGTTAATGATTATCGTTCGATTTCTTGTTGTAATGTCTTGTATAAATGTATTAGCAAGATAATTACAAATCGGATTACACCATGCTTGGAGGATATTGTCTATGAAAACCAATATGCTTTTATTCCGGGACGACGTATTTCGGATAATATTTTGTTAACTCAAGAGCTTATGCAAAATTATCATCTAGATCGAGGGATTCCTAGGTGTGCGTTCAAAGTTGATATTTAA